The following proteins come from a genomic window of Pseudomonas putida:
- the argJ gene encoding bifunctional glutamate N-acetyltransferase/amino-acid acetyltransferase ArgJ, with protein MAVGLGPLPTLHPVPGFELGIASAGIKRPGRKDVVVMRCAEGSSVAGVFTLNAFCAAPVILSKQRVQGTVRYLLTNTGNANAGTGAPGLAAAERTCAKLAELAGVPADSVLPFSTGVIGEPLPVEKIEGALQAALDNLSENNWAEAATGIMTTDTLPKGASRQFQHEGVTVTVTGISKGAGMIRPNMATMLGYIATDAKVAPAVLKDLMLDGANKSFNRITIDGDTSTNDCCMLIATGKAGLPEVTEASGALFEALKKAVFEVCMEVAQAIVRDGEGATKFVTVQVNGGGNHQECLDVGYAVAHSPLIKTALFASDPNWGRILAAVGRAGVPALDVSLIDVYLDNVCIASKGGRSPSYTEEQGSAVMAQEEITIRIELGRGQCSETIWTTDLSHEYVKINAEYRT; from the coding sequence ATGGCTGTTGGTCTTGGTCCTTTGCCCACCCTGCACCCGGTTCCGGGTTTTGAACTCGGCATCGCTTCTGCCGGCATCAAGCGCCCAGGGCGCAAGGATGTAGTGGTCATGCGCTGCGCCGAAGGCTCTAGCGTGGCAGGCGTATTCACCCTCAACGCCTTTTGCGCAGCACCGGTGATCCTCTCCAAGCAGCGCGTTCAGGGCACCGTGCGTTACCTGCTGACCAACACTGGCAACGCCAACGCGGGCACCGGCGCGCCGGGGCTGGCCGCCGCTGAGCGCACCTGTGCCAAGCTGGCGGAACTGGCCGGCGTGCCGGCCGACTCGGTGTTGCCATTCTCCACTGGTGTGATCGGTGAACCGCTGCCGGTCGAGAAGATCGAAGGCGCTCTGCAGGCCGCTTTGGACAACCTGTCGGAAAACAACTGGGCTGAAGCCGCTACCGGCATCATGACCACCGACACACTGCCCAAGGGCGCCAGCCGGCAGTTCCAGCACGAAGGCGTGACCGTCACCGTTACCGGCATCAGCAAAGGCGCCGGCATGATCCGCCCGAACATGGCCACCATGCTCGGCTACATTGCTACCGACGCCAAAGTCGCTCCGGCCGTGCTCAAGGACCTGATGCTCGACGGCGCCAACAAGTCGTTCAACCGCATTACCATCGATGGCGACACCTCGACCAACGACTGCTGCATGCTGATCGCCACCGGCAAAGCGGGCCTGCCGGAAGTCACCGAGGCCAGCGGCGCGCTGTTCGAAGCGCTGAAAAAGGCGGTGTTCGAAGTGTGCATGGAAGTGGCCCAGGCCATCGTCCGCGACGGCGAAGGCGCTACCAAGTTCGTGACCGTGCAGGTCAATGGCGGTGGCAACCATCAGGAGTGCCTGGATGTCGGTTACGCTGTCGCTCACTCGCCTCTGATCAAGACCGCGCTGTTCGCCTCAGACCCGAACTGGGGCCGTATCCTTGCTGCCGTAGGGCGCGCAGGGGTGCCTGCGCTGGATGTCAGCCTGATCGACGTGTACCTCGACAATGTGTGTATCGCCAGCAAAGGTGGCCGCAGCCCGAGTTATACCGAAGAGCAGGGCTCGGCAGTGATGGCTCAGGAGGAGATCACCATCCGTATCGAACTGGGCCGTGGCCAGTGCAGCGAAACCATCTGGACCACCGACCTGTCCCACGAATACGTGAAAATCAACGCCGAATACCGTACCTGA
- a CDS encoding glutathione S-transferase family protein, whose amino-acid sequence MSYHLIIGDKLYSSWSLRGALALELAGVPYEETLIKLKQPDTRQRLLAFSSTGKVPLLKTEHGVIADSLAIAEYLNERHPEAHLWPVDVAARAQARSACAQMHSGFFALRGAMPFDLSRDEALENIPLDVQVDIDRIVALWSECRLVAKDSGPFLFGKPTLVDAFFAPVAVRLRTYRVEVPAQAASYIETIYQWPAFKAWQQAGLAEREG is encoded by the coding sequence ATGAGCTATCACCTGATCATCGGCGACAAGCTGTATTCTTCCTGGTCGCTACGCGGCGCCCTGGCCCTTGAGCTGGCTGGCGTTCCCTATGAAGAAACCCTGATCAAACTCAAGCAGCCCGACACCCGTCAGCGCCTTCTCGCATTCTCCTCCACCGGCAAGGTGCCGCTGCTCAAGACCGAGCACGGGGTTATCGCCGACTCCCTGGCCATCGCTGAATACCTTAACGAGCGCCACCCCGAGGCCCACCTGTGGCCTGTCGATGTTGCAGCCCGTGCCCAGGCCCGCTCGGCCTGCGCGCAGATGCACAGCGGTTTCTTCGCCCTGCGTGGCGCCATGCCGTTCGATCTGTCCCGGGACGAGGCGCTGGAAAACATCCCGCTGGATGTGCAGGTGGATATCGACCGTATCGTCGCGCTATGGTCCGAATGCCGTCTGGTGGCCAAGGACAGCGGTCCGTTCCTGTTCGGCAAGCCGACCCTGGTCGATGCCTTCTTTGCCCCGGTTGCCGTGCGCCTGCGTACTTACCGTGTAGAGGTGCCAGCGCAGGCTGCGAGCTATATCGAAACCATTTACCAATGGCCGGCCTTCAAGGCCTGGCAGCAAGCAGGCCTGGCGGAGCGTGAAGGGTGA
- a CDS encoding Nudix family hydrolase, translated as MKRIHVAAAVIRGTDGRILIARRADSQHQGGLWEFPGGKVEEGESVEAALARELREELGIEVTRSRALIKVSHDYPDKQVLLDVREVEAFAGEPHGAEGQPLAWVSPRDLPQYEFPEANKPIVAAARLPDQYLITPEGLDVPEMLKGIQRAVAGGIRLIQLRAPDMYDPKYRDVAVDAVGLCAGKAQLMLKGPLEWLGDFPAAGWHLTAAQLRKYAAKGRPFPKDRWLAASCHSAEELALAEQMGVDFVTLSPVQLTQTHPEASPLGWDEAQRLIAGFGKPVFLLGGIGPDERERAWKAGAQGVAGIRAFWPEA; from the coding sequence GTGAAACGGATTCATGTAGCAGCAGCGGTCATTCGCGGTACAGACGGCCGTATCCTCATTGCCCGACGGGCCGACAGCCAGCATCAGGGTGGCCTGTGGGAATTCCCTGGCGGCAAGGTGGAGGAGGGCGAAAGCGTCGAAGCGGCGCTGGCTAGGGAGCTTCGCGAAGAGCTGGGTATCGAAGTGACCCGTTCACGGGCGCTGATCAAGGTCAGCCACGACTACCCGGACAAACAGGTGTTGCTCGATGTCCGTGAGGTCGAAGCGTTCGCCGGTGAGCCCCACGGCGCTGAAGGCCAGCCGCTGGCCTGGGTGTCGCCGAGGGACTTGCCACAGTATGAGTTCCCCGAGGCCAACAAGCCGATCGTGGCCGCCGCGCGCCTGCCTGATCAGTACCTGATCACCCCGGAGGGCCTGGACGTGCCCGAGATGCTCAAGGGCATCCAGAGGGCTGTCGCCGGCGGCATCCGCCTGATCCAGTTGCGCGCGCCGGACATGTACGATCCCAAGTACCGCGATGTGGCGGTGGATGCGGTGGGGCTATGTGCGGGCAAGGCACAGTTGATGCTAAAGGGGCCGCTGGAGTGGTTGGGCGACTTCCCCGCAGCAGGCTGGCACCTGACGGCTGCGCAACTGCGCAAATACGCCGCCAAGGGCCGGCCTTTCCCTAAAGATCGTTGGCTGGCAGCGTCCTGTCACAGTGCTGAAGAGCTGGCACTGGCTGAGCAGATGGGCGTGGATTTCGTGACGCTCTCGCCAGTGCAACTGACGCAGACGCATCCTGAGGCCTCGCCGCTGGGTTGGGATGAGGCACAGCGCTTGATTGCCGGGTTCGGCAAGCCGGTGTTCCTGCTCGGTGGCATTGGGCCAGACGAGCGTGAGCGTGCTTGGAAAGCCGGGGCGCAAGGTGTTGCCGGGATTCGGGCCTTTTGGCCTGAGGCCTGA
- a CDS encoding cob(I)yrinic acid a,c-diamide adenosyltransferase, which yields MGYRLSKIYTRTGDTGETGLGDGRRVPKDHPRIEAIGEVDSLNSQLGLLLAGLAEQGLDEVSEVLAPCQHRLFDLGGELAMPSYKALNEAEVERLEAAIDGWNEELGPLTNFILPSGSALIAQAHVCRSLARSAERRCQQLNAVEPLEGVGLAYINRLSDLLFVAARIIGRRQGIAEVLWQAAPKPAG from the coding sequence ATGGGCTATCGCCTGTCGAAGATTTACACCCGCACCGGCGACACAGGTGAAACCGGCCTGGGCGATGGGCGCAGAGTGCCCAAGGACCATCCGCGGATCGAGGCAATTGGCGAGGTGGACAGCCTCAACAGCCAGCTTGGGCTGTTGCTGGCCGGCCTTGCAGAGCAAGGCCTGGATGAGGTCAGCGAGGTTCTGGCGCCTTGCCAACACCGCCTGTTCGACCTCGGTGGCGAGCTGGCGATGCCCAGTTACAAGGCATTGAACGAGGCCGAGGTGGAACGGCTTGAGGCCGCCATCGATGGGTGGAACGAGGAACTGGGGCCGTTGACGAACTTTATCCTGCCCAGTGGATCTGCGCTGATCGCCCAAGCGCACGTCTGCAGAAGCCTGGCGCGCAGTGCGGAGCGCCGCTGCCAACAACTGAATGCAGTTGAGCCCCTGGAAGGTGTGGGGCTGGCGTATATCAATCGCCTTTCCGATCTGCTGTTTGTGGCGGCGCGGATCATCGGGCGGCGGCAGGGGATTGCCGAAGTGTTGTGGCAGGCTGCGCCCAAGCCAGCAGGCTGA
- a CDS encoding sensor histidine kinase → MTLRQRLENLPVGQKLLAALMVLLVTILLVANLTFISAAYWITQESMAPQALQTIGRLVANPQLAARAGESQDTATALLKELDSYTPLRAAAVYGGDGRMLAQLQHGDPLALPKRYRNIDGWRLMEFRSTLLIRIPRDARPPAHLLLVASSELPTAFYTGTLSASLAILVFSILLWLVIARQIKRLITQPINQLEELSRQVTREESYALRAKKGNDDEIGSLADAFNTMLSRIEAREQQLKRTRDEFQDAYDQAQGLAEETRHTNRKLELEVQVRSKIEKKLTGFQNYLNSIIDSMPSALIALDEQLYVTQWNHEATVLSGTPLDEALNQPIFIAFEPLKPFLPQLKETVEKHRVAKIERVTWAKGEDLRHYALTFYPLMGGGGRGVVIRIDDITQRLSLEEMMVQSEKMLSVGGLAAGMAHEINNPLGAILHNVQNIRRRLSPELPRNQEQADELGIDLPSVNRYLESREVPQLLDGIQQAGARAAKIVTHMLSFSRRSNRQLAPCDLPALIDQAVEIAGNDFDLTIGFDFKGQAIVRQFDPNLGPVPCTANELEQVLLNLLKNAAQAIHQRPQPSEPGRITLRTRLSPPWAEIQVEDNGVGMPEAVRKRTFEPFFTTKEIGQGTGLGLSVSYFIITNNHKGQMEVQSTPGQGTCFTLRLPLGQPSATAVNQTET, encoded by the coding sequence ATGACCTTGCGCCAACGCCTGGAAAACCTCCCGGTCGGGCAGAAGCTGCTGGCCGCCCTGATGGTGCTGCTGGTGACCATCCTGCTGGTGGCCAACCTGACGTTCATCAGTGCCGCCTACTGGATCACCCAGGAGAGCATGGCGCCGCAAGCGTTGCAGACCATCGGCCGCCTGGTCGCCAACCCTCAGCTGGCAGCACGCGCCGGCGAATCCCAGGACACTGCCACGGCGCTACTCAAAGAGCTGGACAGCTATACGCCACTGCGCGCTGCGGCGGTCTATGGTGGCGATGGTCGCATGCTGGCCCAGTTGCAACATGGCGACCCGCTGGCCCTGCCCAAGCGCTATCGAAACATCGACGGCTGGCGCTTGATGGAATTTCGCAGCACCCTACTGATCCGCATCCCCCGTGATGCCCGCCCGCCTGCACACCTGCTGCTGGTGGCCAGCAGCGAGCTGCCAACCGCGTTCTATACCGGGACCCTGAGCGCCAGCCTGGCGATTCTGGTGTTCAGCATCCTGCTATGGCTGGTCATCGCCCGGCAGATCAAGCGTCTGATCACGCAGCCGATCAATCAGCTCGAAGAGCTCAGCCGCCAGGTCACCCGCGAAGAAAGCTACGCGCTGCGAGCCAAAAAGGGCAACGACGATGAGATCGGCAGCCTCGCCGACGCCTTCAACACCATGCTTTCGCGCATCGAGGCGCGCGAGCAGCAACTCAAGCGCACCCGCGACGAATTCCAGGACGCTTACGATCAGGCCCAGGGCCTGGCAGAGGAAACTCGCCATACCAACCGCAAGCTGGAACTGGAAGTCCAGGTGCGCAGCAAGATCGAAAAAAAGCTCACGGGCTTTCAGAATTACCTCAACAGCATCATCGACTCCATGCCCTCGGCTCTGATTGCCCTCGACGAGCAGCTCTATGTCACACAGTGGAATCACGAAGCCACGGTGCTCTCCGGCACGCCGCTGGACGAAGCGCTGAACCAGCCGATCTTCATCGCTTTCGAACCGCTCAAGCCGTTTCTGCCGCAGCTAAAGGAAACCGTGGAGAAACACCGCGTCGCCAAGATCGAGCGGGTGACCTGGGCCAAAGGCGAGGACCTGCGCCATTACGCCCTGACGTTCTATCCACTGATGGGTGGCGGTGGCCGCGGCGTGGTCATCCGCATCGACGACATCACCCAGCGCCTGTCGCTGGAGGAGATGATGGTGCAATCTGAGAAGATGCTCTCGGTAGGAGGCTTGGCGGCCGGCATGGCGCACGAAATCAACAACCCGCTGGGCGCGATCCTGCACAACGTGCAGAACATCCGCAGGCGACTGTCGCCGGAGCTGCCACGCAATCAGGAGCAAGCCGACGAGCTAGGCATCGACCTGCCCAGCGTCAATCGCTACCTGGAAAGCCGTGAAGTACCGCAACTGCTCGACGGCATTCAGCAGGCCGGCGCCCGGGCGGCCAAGATCGTCACCCATATGCTCAGTTTCAGCCGCCGCAGCAACCGCCAACTGGCGCCATGCGACCTGCCGGCATTGATCGACCAGGCCGTGGAAATCGCCGGTAACGACTTTGACCTGACCATCGGTTTCGATTTCAAGGGCCAAGCCATTGTCCGCCAGTTCGATCCCAACCTGGGGCCGGTGCCGTGCACCGCCAACGAGCTGGAGCAAGTGCTGCTGAACCTGCTGAAAAATGCCGCCCAGGCCATTCACCAACGGCCGCAGCCCAGCGAGCCAGGGCGGATCACCCTGCGTACCCGGCTCAGCCCGCCATGGGCCGAAATCCAGGTGGAGGACAACGGCGTCGGGATGCCCGAAGCGGTCCGCAAGCGCACCTTCGAGCCCTTCTTCACCACCAAGGAAATCGGCCAGGGCACCGGGCTCGGGTTGTCGGTTTCATACTTCATCATCACCAATAACCACAAGGGGCAGATGGAAGTGCAGTCCACGCCCGGCCAGGGCACCTGCTTCACCCTGCGCCTGCCCCTCGGCCAGCCGTCGGCAACGGCCGTGAACCAGACGGAGACATGA
- a CDS encoding putative 2-dehydropantoate 2-reductase translates to MSSTWHILGAGSLGTLWACRLARAGKAVRLILRDRQRLQAYEQAGGVTLVEQDHANLYAIPAETADSNGPVHRLLVACKAYDAAPAIARLAPRLAAGAELVLLQNGLGSQDEVADQVPQARCIFASSTEGAFREDDWRVRFAGHGFNWLGDPANPAAPEWFDELHDASIPAEWTVDILTRLWRKLALNCAINPLTVLHDCQNGGLLGHLSEVDGLIAELGALLGRCGQPEAADNLGEEVQRVILATSANYSSMYQDVRAGRRTEVHYLLGHACRAAARHGMVLPGLERLHQRLVDNLRARGLPSA, encoded by the coding sequence ATGAGCAGCACCTGGCATATTCTCGGCGCCGGTAGCCTCGGCACCCTCTGGGCTTGCCGGCTGGCACGTGCCGGTAAGGCGGTGCGCCTGATTCTGCGCGATCGTCAGCGGTTGCAGGCCTATGAACAGGCTGGCGGCGTGACACTGGTCGAACAGGATCACGCCAACCTTTACGCGATCCCTGCCGAAACAGCCGATTCCAACGGGCCGGTGCACCGCCTGCTGGTGGCTTGCAAGGCCTACGACGCAGCACCTGCGATAGCACGGCTGGCCCCGCGCCTGGCCGCTGGCGCCGAACTCGTGCTGCTGCAGAACGGGCTGGGTAGCCAGGACGAAGTCGCCGATCAGGTACCGCAGGCCCGCTGCATCTTCGCCTCCAGCACCGAGGGCGCGTTCCGCGAGGATGACTGGCGGGTACGCTTTGCCGGCCATGGTTTCAACTGGCTGGGCGACCCGGCCAACCCCGCGGCACCAGAGTGGTTCGACGAGCTCCATGACGCCAGCATCCCGGCTGAGTGGACCGTGGACATACTCACCCGCCTGTGGCGCAAGCTTGCGCTCAATTGCGCGATCAATCCGCTGACCGTGCTGCACGACTGCCAGAACGGCGGGCTGCTGGGGCATCTGAGCGAAGTCGATGGATTGATTGCAGAACTCGGCGCACTGCTGGGCCGGTGTGGCCAACCCGAAGCCGCCGATAATCTGGGCGAAGAAGTACAACGGGTGATTCTCGCCACGTCAGCCAACTACTCTTCCATGTATCAGGATGTGCGCGCAGGCCGGCGTACGGAGGTGCATTACCTGCTAGGCCATGCCTGCCGCGCAGCCGCGCGCCATGGCATGGTGCTGCCTGGGCTGGAACGCCTGCACCAGCGGCTGGTCGATAACCTGCGTGCACGTGGCTTGCCAAGCGCCTGA
- a CDS encoding YajQ family cyclic di-GMP-binding protein — MPSFDVVSELDKHEVQNAVENAIKELDRRYDLKGKGSFEFKEKEQTVLLTAEAEFQLEAMIEILRLALVKRKIDVKCLETKDAYASGKEMKQEAKFREGIDKELAKKIVAHIKDAKLKVQAAIQGEQVRVTGKKRDDLQEAIAALRAKEFDMPLQFNNFRD; from the coding sequence ATGCCTTCGTTCGACGTGGTATCGGAACTGGACAAGCACGAAGTGCAGAACGCCGTCGAAAACGCCATCAAGGAGCTCGACCGTCGTTACGACCTCAAAGGCAAGGGCAGCTTCGAGTTCAAGGAAAAGGAACAGACCGTGCTGCTGACTGCCGAGGCTGAGTTCCAGCTCGAAGCGATGATCGAGATCCTGCGCCTGGCGCTGGTCAAGCGCAAGATCGACGTGAAATGCCTGGAAACCAAAGACGCCTACGCCTCGGGCAAGGAAATGAAGCAGGAAGCCAAGTTCCGCGAAGGCATCGACAAAGAGCTGGCCAAGAAGATCGTCGCCCACATCAAGGATGCCAAGCTCAAGGTCCAGGCTGCCATCCAGGGTGAGCAGGTGCGCGTGACCGGCAAGAAGCGTGATGACCTGCAAGAGGCCATTGCTGCCTTGCGCGCCAAAGAGTTCGACATGCCGCTGCAGTTCAACAACTTCCGCGACTGA
- a CDS encoding mechanosensitive ion channel family protein encodes MDLNAEVDQLVRQSQTWIPLIMEYGSRVLLALLTLAVGWWIINKVSARLGKLVGLRNADLALQGFISTLANIVLKVLLLVSVASMIGIETTSFVAAIGAAGLAIGLALQGSLANFAGGVLILMFRPFRIGDWIEAQGVAGTVDSIQIFHTVLRTGDNKTVIMPNGSLSNGIITNTNRQPTRKVVFDVGVDYEADLQKARNVLLELAQDPRVLPDPAPQAVVSTLGDSSITVSLRLWTKTSDYWDVMFMLNEHARDRLKAEGIDIPFPQRVIRVVQEPAAQ; translated from the coding sequence ATGGATTTGAACGCTGAAGTCGATCAGCTGGTCCGCCAATCGCAGACCTGGATCCCTTTGATCATGGAGTACGGCAGCCGTGTGCTGCTGGCACTGCTGACCCTGGCGGTCGGCTGGTGGATCATCAACAAGGTCAGCGCCCGCCTGGGCAAACTGGTGGGTCTGCGTAACGCCGACCTGGCGCTGCAGGGCTTCATCAGCACCTTGGCCAACATCGTGCTGAAGGTGCTGCTGCTGGTCAGCGTGGCGTCGATGATCGGCATCGAAACCACCTCTTTCGTCGCTGCCATTGGTGCCGCCGGCCTGGCCATCGGCCTGGCCTTGCAGGGCAGCCTGGCGAATTTCGCCGGCGGCGTGCTGATCCTGATGTTCCGCCCGTTCCGCATCGGCGACTGGATCGAGGCGCAGGGTGTGGCGGGAACAGTAGACAGCATTCAGATCTTCCATACTGTGTTGCGCACTGGTGACAACAAGACAGTGATCATGCCTAACGGCAGCCTGTCCAACGGCATCATCACCAACACCAACCGCCAGCCGACGCGCAAGGTGGTGTTCGACGTGGGGGTGGATTACGAGGCCGACCTGCAGAAGGCGCGCAACGTATTGCTGGAGCTTGCGCAGGACCCTCGCGTGCTGCCTGACCCGGCGCCGCAGGCCGTGGTGTCGACCCTGGGGGACAGTTCGATCACCGTCTCGCTGCGCCTGTGGACCAAGACCAGCGATTACTGGGATGTGATGTTCATGCTCAATGAACATGCGCGTGATCGCCTGAAGGCTGAAGGAATCGACATTCCTTTCCCGCAGCGGGTGATTCGTGTGGTTCAGGAGCCTGCCGCGCAGTAA
- a CDS encoding MFS transporter, protein MKPLLYITPLRALLFGLTLALFELLTYLASDAVMPAMPVVVDHLNASPEYIPHALNLYLLGGVVLQWLIGPLADRYGRRPLLLAGCALFGAACLATYWVQDIGLFNLLRLLQGIGLGFVVTVSYPALNEAFSEADAVRMMALLANIALLSPLLGPLVGTLMLQWLDWRWLFVAFAVGAVLVWGLLYRLMPETLGVERRDGSRLAFTPIQLLPLLAGYGQLLANRRFVAGSAALGLVGLPLIGWIGLSPVLLIHDEGLSTMEYALWQLPVFGGLILGNLIINRIADRYPLPALVRGALWPYLAGLCLMVLATWYWPTVTSVVAGMSLYALGLGVANAVLYRMTLFSSDQSKGLVSAMLGMITIALLGLGGALMAMIGAGASLMHFALAAGVAGALALWPLWFVVGSRPDEGAVAQ, encoded by the coding sequence ATGAAACCATTGCTGTACATCACCCCTCTCAGAGCCCTGTTGTTCGGCCTGACCCTGGCCTTGTTCGAACTGCTGACCTACCTGGCCAGCGACGCCGTCATGCCGGCCATGCCGGTGGTGGTCGACCATCTGAACGCCAGCCCCGAATACATCCCGCACGCGTTGAACCTGTACCTGCTCGGTGGTGTGGTACTGCAGTGGCTGATCGGCCCGCTGGCCGACCGTTATGGCCGTCGTCCGCTGCTGCTGGCCGGTTGCGCGCTCTTTGGTGCGGCTTGCCTGGCCACCTATTGGGTGCAGGACATTGGCCTTTTCAACCTGCTGCGGCTATTGCAGGGTATCGGCCTGGGTTTTGTGGTGACAGTCAGCTACCCGGCCTTGAACGAAGCGTTCAGCGAGGCCGATGCGGTGCGGATGATGGCATTGCTGGCCAATATTGCCTTGCTGTCGCCACTGCTCGGCCCGCTGGTGGGTACCCTGATGTTGCAATGGCTGGACTGGCGCTGGCTGTTCGTGGCGTTCGCCGTTGGCGCTGTGTTGGTGTGGGGCCTGCTCTACCGCTTGATGCCCGAGACCTTGGGCGTGGAGCGGCGTGACGGCTCACGCCTGGCGTTCACGCCGATCCAGCTGCTGCCGCTACTGGCGGGCTATGGCCAGCTGCTGGCCAACCGGCGTTTCGTCGCCGGCAGCGCGGCTTTGGGCCTGGTGGGGCTGCCGCTGATCGGCTGGATCGGCCTCTCACCCGTGTTGCTTATCCACGATGAGGGGCTCAGCACGATGGAATACGCCCTGTGGCAGTTGCCGGTATTCGGAGGGCTGATCCTCGGCAACCTGATCATCAACCGTATCGCTGACCGCTATCCGTTGCCGGCGCTGGTGCGCGGTGCGCTGTGGCCATACCTGGCAGGTTTGTGCCTGATGGTGCTTGCCACCTGGTACTGGCCCACCGTGACCAGCGTGGTGGCGGGCATGTCGCTGTATGCCCTGGGCCTGGGCGTAGCCAATGCGGTGCTGTACCGCATGACGCTGTTCTCCAGCGATCAGAGCAAAGGTTTGGTGTCTGCGATGCTGGGGATGATCACCATTGCCTTGCTGGGTTTGGGTGGAGCGCTGATGGCGATGATCGGAGCAGGTGCGAGCTTGATGCACTTTGCCCTGGCGGCAGGCGTAGCGGGGGCGCTGGCGCTCTGGCCGCTGTGGTTTGTGGTAGGTAGCCGGCCTGATGAGGGGGCTGTCGCTCAGTAG
- a CDS encoding AmpG family muropeptide MFS transporter — protein MPRKTWRAALAAYASPSTLVLLLLGFAAGLPYMLVFSTLSVWLREAGVARETIGYASLIGLAYAFKWVWSPLLDQWRLPLLGGLGRRRSWLLLSQALVVIGLVGMSLCDPQQHLSWLIALAVLVAFASATQDIAVDAYRLEIADDQRQAALAASYMAGYRIAALLATAGALFFAEWFGSTGFSYLHKAWAGTYVLFGVMMLPALFTTLVMREPPVPLRTQLSAARYGLIHQLASVFVLIILLVSVPASFTQLFNTDWASVIFGNATPLDLLLEDRAFLRLILYVLLSWACLSSMGRRGLAPVLTPVNDFITRYRWQALLLLGLIATYRMSDTVMGVMANVFYIDMGFTKDQIASVSKIFGLIMTLVGAGAGGLLIVRFGILPILFIGGAASAGTNILFLMLADMGPNLQMLVVTISLDNFSSGLATSAFVAYLSSLTNLKFSATQYALLSSIMLLLPRLIGGYSGVIVEKFGYHDFFLITALLGVPTLILIALQWRQEAGRGKQAPVENSATEQP, from the coding sequence ATGCCCCGTAAAACCTGGCGCGCTGCGCTCGCTGCCTATGCCAGCCCGTCAACCCTGGTGCTTCTGCTGCTCGGCTTTGCTGCCGGTCTGCCCTATATGCTGGTGTTTTCGACCCTGTCGGTGTGGCTGCGCGAAGCTGGCGTGGCGCGCGAAACCATTGGCTATGCCAGCCTGATCGGCCTTGCCTATGCCTTCAAATGGGTATGGTCGCCGCTGCTCGATCAGTGGCGGTTGCCACTGCTGGGTGGGCTGGGTCGCCGGCGCTCGTGGCTGTTGCTGTCACAGGCACTGGTGGTGATCGGCCTGGTGGGCATGAGCCTGTGTGACCCTCAGCAACATCTGTCGTGGCTGATCGCTTTGGCCGTGCTGGTCGCGTTCGCGTCTGCCACCCAGGACATCGCCGTCGATGCCTATCGCCTGGAGATCGCCGACGATCAACGCCAGGCCGCCCTGGCCGCAAGCTACATGGCCGGTTACCGGATCGCTGCGCTGCTCGCCACCGCTGGCGCTCTGTTCTTTGCCGAATGGTTCGGCTCCACCGGTTTCAGCTACTTGCACAAAGCCTGGGCCGGCACTTACGTACTGTTCGGCGTGATGATGCTGCCTGCGCTGTTTACCACGCTGGTGATGCGCGAACCTCCCGTGCCATTGCGCACCCAGTTGTCGGCAGCGCGCTACGGGCTTATTCACCAGCTGGCCTCGGTGTTTGTGCTTATCATCCTGCTGGTGTCGGTACCGGCAAGCTTCACCCAGCTGTTCAACACCGACTGGGCCAGCGTCATCTTCGGCAATGCCACACCACTGGACCTGCTGCTCGAAGACCGCGCCTTCCTGCGTCTTATCCTCTATGTGCTGCTGAGCTGGGCGTGCCTGTCGAGCATGGGCCGTCGCGGCCTGGCGCCAGTGCTGACGCCAGTCAACGACTTCATCACCCGCTATCGCTGGCAGGCCCTGCTGCTGCTGGGCCTGATCGCCACCTATCGGATGTCGGACACGGTGATGGGCGTCATGGCCAACGTGTTCTACATCGACATGGGCTTCACCAAGGATCAGATTGCCAGCGTCAGCAAGATCTTCGGCCTGATCATGACCTTGGTGGGCGCAGGTGCAGGTGGGCTGCTGATCGTGCGTTTCGGCATACTGCCGATACTGTTCATCGGCGGGGCGGCCTCGGCGGGCACCAACATCCTTTTCCTGATGCTGGCCGACATGGGTCCGAACCTTCAAATGCTGGTGGTGACCATTTCGCTGGACAACTTCAGCTCGGGCCTGGCGACATCGGCATTCGTCGCCTACCTGTCGAGCCTGACCAACCTGAAGTTCTCGGCCACGCAATATGCCCTTCTAAGCTCGATCATGCTGCTGTTGCCACGCCTGATCGGCGGCTATTCGGGGGTGATTGTCGAGAAGTTCGGTTATCACGACTTCTTCCTGATCACGGCACTGCTGGGTGTACCGACCTTGATCCTGATCGCCTTGCAATGGCGACAGGAAGCGGGCCGCGGGAAACAGGCACCGGTGGAGAACTCGGCGACCGAGCAGCCCTGA